The following are encoded together in the Erpetoichthys calabaricus chromosome 16, fErpCal1.3, whole genome shotgun sequence genome:
- the LOC127526053 gene encoding mucin-5AC-like codes for MCTLLAAALWISSFWVLHLSPEAASIHLAMPPAAPLAASFFDLEAPSNVILTKDEAPGMADATTASSDVSVTTHQDGDVVNPSAPVTASGENNSSGTQDNSSLSTTLGPTNSPVAAQGSQPFQDQSSASTTQTAGTSATNQTTVGSSDQSSARSTDESTTASSQDGTAQNTTPRP; via the coding sequence ATGTGCACCCTGCTAGCTGCCGCACTTTGGATATCAAGCTTCTGGGTTTTGCACCTGAGTCCCGAGGCTGCCTCTATTCACTTGGCTATGCCACCTGCCGCCCCCCTCGCAGCTTCATTCTTTGACTTGGAAGCCCCTTCAAATGTCATTCTGACAAAGGACGAGGCCCCAGGCATGGCCGACGCCACAACCGCTTCAAGCGATGTCTCCGTGACTACTCACCAAGATGGGGATGTAGTTAATCCAAGTGCGCCGGTTACAGCCTCTGGAGAAAACAACTCCAGTGGCACTCAGGATAATTCGTCACTAAGCACCACCCTTGGACCCACCAACAGCCCCGTCGCTGCCCAGGGCAGCCAGCCATTTCAAGATCAGTCATCAGCAAGCACCACACAAACAGCTGGTACATCAGCCACAAATCAAACCACCGTAGGATCCAGTGACCAAAGCTCAGCACGTTCGACCGACGAATCCACCACCGCGAGCAGTCAGGATGGCACTGCGCAGAACACCACCCCTCGTCCTTAG